A window of Zingiber officinale cultivar Zhangliang chromosome 5A, Zo_v1.1, whole genome shotgun sequence contains these coding sequences:
- the LOC121981383 gene encoding uncharacterized protein LOC121981383, with protein MERNEPALVPQWYKFANGSSSNNTLRISTSKRSDKNGMGCGSGNRLLSNHDKNFRRSLSSNGSAAQDRGKSAKSQAYSSFRRSHDKNQESDFDSYDRENRSLFVDNGLYYHDSFLRVRTEKDAFRRSQSMIAGRKLDSWPEPPVSCGNNTSPLGSVIGITDRKFEKDFPSLQAEVRQNFPDSVDALTLGPKTAVHSLPVATPIINGTSALAEVRAEVPVKVETDGNLLSSATGNTMAETLAQRPSLVGNASQSSVDTQRIEELTLKKCKQLIPVTPVLPKALNCNLSEKAKSKSARGGGGDFSSFAKGGHQINLVGRTPARSDIAKTHHVGNFQVLNREKNISPISEDSSSLGKANDHVRLVPSATVVSSKSQSYQKLKGNSKNGLLTRASVGEQKLLSYAQKRNDFFNLLRKKSLNPTGSIPEPDSLGPADDLQSASSDSIQNCQPGFDCSAENRNFSTDEPNRLYAEIEESHTYLDSILDPEEEEAFLRSLGWDKNAGEEGLSQEEIDAFLKKYETHTRRPLKISIS; from the exons ATGGAGAGAAATGAGCCTGCATTGGTTCCACAGTGGTATAAGTTTGCAAATGGGAGCAGTTCCAACAATACCTTGCGCATCAGCACTTCCAAACGTTCTG ATAAAAATGGTATGGGCTGTGGCTCAGGGAACAGATTACTCAGTAACCATGATAAGAATTTCAGGAGGAGTTTAAGCTCTAATGGGTCTGCTGCTCAAGATAGAGGTAAGTCTGCCAAATCACAGGCTTACAGTAGTTTCCGTAGGTCTCATGACAAAAACCAAGAGAGCGATTTTGATTCCTACGATAGGGAAAATAGGTCATTGTTTGTTGACAATGGATTATACTATCATGATTCTTTTCTAAGAGTTAGGACTGAAAAGGATGCCTTTAGACGTTCCCAATCTATGATAGCAGGAAGGAAACTTGACTCCTGGCCTGAACCACCTGTAAGTTGTGGGAATAACACTAGTCCTTTGGGAAGTGTAATTGGAATCACTGACAGAAAATTTGAGAAAGATTTTCCATCTCTTCAAGCTGAAGTCAGACAAAACTTCCCAGATTCTGTTGATGCATTGACTCTTGGTCCTAAGACTGCTGTCCATAGTCTTCCTGTTGCAACTCCTATCATCAATGGAACTTCAGCTCTAGCTGAAGTAAGAGCTGAAGTACCTGTAAAAGTTGAAACTGATGGAAATTTGCTTTCATCAGCAACTGGAAACACAATGGCAGAGACACTGGCACAGAGACCTTCCCTAGTTGGTAATGCTTCTCAG TCATCTGTTGACACTCAGAGGATTGAAGAACTTACTCTAAAAAAATGCAAACAGCTGATACCTGTGACTCCTGTGCTGCCTAAAGCCTTG AATTGCAACTTATCAGAGAAGGCAAAATCCAAGAGTGCAAGGGGTGGAGGTGGAGATTTTAGTTCTTTTGCAAAGGGTGGCCATCAGATAAACCTTGTTGGCCGAACACCAGCTAGATCTGATATTGCAAAGACGCATCATGTTGGAAACTTTCAAGTGCTAAACCGAGAAAAGAACATCTCACCTATTTCTGAAGACAGTTCCAGTCTTGGCAAAGCCAATGACCATGTTAGGCTTGTTCCATCTGCCACAGTTGTTTCTTCCAAGAGCCAATCCTACCAAAAGCTTAAAGGGAACAGCAAAAATGGTTTGTTAACACGAGCCTCTGTCGGGGAACAAAAACTTCTTTCTTATGCACAGAAGAGGAATGATTTCTTCAATTTATTAAGGAAGAAATCATTAAATCCAACAGGCTCTATTCCGGAGCCAGATTCTCTTGGACCAGCAGACGACCTGCAAAGTGCTTCCTCAGACAGTATACAGAACTGCCAACCTGGCTTCGATTGTTCAGCAGAAAATAGAAATTTTAGTACCGATGAGCCTAATAGACTCTATGCTGAAATTGAAGAATCTCACACGTATTTAGACTCTATTCTTGacccagaggaagaagaagccttctTGAGGTCACTTGGGTGGGACAAAAATGCTGGTGAAGAAGGTCTGTCACAAGAGGAGATCGATGCTTTCCTCAAGAAG TACGAAACACACACACGGCGACCATTGAAGATCTCCATCAGCTAG